From one Liolophura sinensis isolate JHLJ2023 chromosome 10, CUHK_Ljap_v2, whole genome shotgun sequence genomic stretch:
- the LOC135476105 gene encoding orexin receptor type 2-like: protein MADNCSNDLYLHNASLLEMLEEATFWQMAPVTAYMVVIMVTGIVGNSLVCYVHGLKMKKSTANSFILWLAVLDLTTCSIGLPMETYDLVKHYTFGMPIFCKILRFIVYLTTVTAVITLVFIAIDRYCKICRPLKSSPVRRCRVVVVVSLTVGALLSWPALFLFGTKMIKTEYAGLCGKDCSIDDSMIGSNVPKIYLSVLMLAFFTGAIVLVVLYTLIGVRVYRRSQSVIGEHVQSSIIRPQTGNRTTGSLSSPTPKSPNEASQKRRIDSQSAPMDKRYKLGRTGLIFLTITLVFILSFLPSLALMTVRAVRRGFTASLSDAEFTLYSFGLRTYFLNNAVNCLIYGFLNPLFKKECVKIGRKIKLSFAAVCCMSRRKNSPAKKASVTISKSDNVTEESLQRV from the coding sequence ATGGCGGACAATTGCAGCAATGACCTATATCTTCACAATGCATCTCTCCTGGAAATGCTGGAGGAGGCCACGTTCTGGCAAATGGCGCCGGTCACAGCATACATGGTAGTTATCATGGTGACAGGAATTGTGGGAAACAGTCTGGTATGCTACGTACACGGGCTGAAGATGAAAAAATCGACAGCTAACTCCTTCATTCTGTGGTTGGCTGTTCTCGACTTGACCACGTGCTCGATCGGGTTGCCAATGGAGACGTATGATCTCGTGAAACATTACACATTCGGGATGCCGATTTTTTGTAAGATTTTGCGGTTCATAGTTTATCTTACGACCGTAACCGCGGTAATCACTCTCGTGTTCATCGCCATCGACAGATACTGCAAAATCTGCCGGCCATTGAAATCATCCCCAGTGCGCAGGtgccgtgttgttgttgtagtgtcTCTAACCGTCGGCGCCTTGTTGTCATGGCCGGCATTGTTCCTTTTCGGAACgaaaatgataaaaacagaATATGCAGGTTTGTGCGGAAAAGATTGCAGCATTGACGACTCCATGATAGGATCGAATGTGCCAAAAATTTACCTTTCCGTTTTAATGCTGGCGTTTTTCACCGGAGCTATAGTTCTGGTGGTTTTGTACACACTGATCGGTGTCCGAGTGTACAGGAGAAGTCAGTCGGTTATAGGAGAGCACGTGCAGTCGAGTATTATTCGTCCGCAAACCGGAAATAGGACAACTGGTTCACTCTCCTCGCCGACGCCAAAATCCCCAAATGAAGCTTCCCAAAAGCGAAGAATTGATAGCCAGTCTGCCCCAATGGATAAACGATATAAATTAGGTAGAACTGGGTTAATCTTCCTCACCATCACACTGGTTTTCATACTCAGTTTTCTGCCAAGCCTCGCTCTGATGACTGTGCGCGCCGTGCGAAGAGGTTTCACAGCCTCGCTTTCAGATGCGGAATTCACTTTGTACAGCTTCGGTCTGCGGACCTACTTCCTGAATAACGCTGTGAATTGTTTGATATACGGATTTCTCAACCCTTTGTTCAAGAAAGAGTGTGTTAAAATTGGTAGGAAGATAAAACTGTCTTTTGCGGCGGTCTGCTGTATGTCAAGGAGGAAAAACAGTCCAGCGAAGAAAGCCAGTGTGACCATCAGCAAATCTGACAATGTGACGGAAGAAAGTTTACAACGTGTTTAG